A genomic stretch from Microbacterium luteolum includes:
- the smpB gene encoding SsrA-binding protein SmpB, with protein sequence MPRERGEKVVATNRRARHDYNIEKSYEAGMVLTGTEVKSLRQGRANLSDGYAFVKGNEVFLDSVHIPEYSQGHWTNHSAKRIRKLLLHRAEIEKIAHAVSAGGYTLIPLKLYFSDGRAKVEIALAKGKREFDKRQTLRERQDTREADRAMRLRNRVGE encoded by the coding sequence ATGCCCAGGGAACGCGGGGAGAAGGTCGTCGCGACCAATCGTCGCGCACGTCACGACTACAACATCGAGAAGTCGTACGAGGCGGGAATGGTGCTCACCGGCACCGAGGTCAAGTCGCTGCGCCAGGGGCGCGCCAACCTCAGTGACGGCTACGCGTTCGTGAAGGGCAACGAGGTGTTCCTCGACTCCGTGCACATCCCGGAGTACTCGCAGGGGCACTGGACCAACCACTCCGCGAAGCGCATCCGCAAGCTGCTGCTGCATCGCGCGGAGATCGAGAAGATCGCCCACGCCGTCTCGGCCGGCGGCTACACGCTGATCCCGCTGAAGCTCTACTTCTCCGACGGTCGCGCCAAGGTCGAGATCGCTCTCGCCAAGGGCAAGCGCGAGTTCGACAAGCGGCAGACCCTGCGCGAGCGTCAGGACACGCGCGAGGCCGACCGGGCCATGCGTCTGCGCAA
- the ftsX gene encoding permease-like cell division protein FtsX has translation MRIGLILTEALGGLRRNISMVISVVLVTFVSLTFVGAAILMQSQIGVMRGYWAERAQVAVYMCSAVSEADTCIDGTASEEQVEAVRAQLEGEALAPLISSMTFDTREETYQKLVDQLGADQASVLTPDQAFEVFFVTMKDPGQSQVLAEAFSGQAGVEQVQDQLQYLEPLFSALTVATYIAVGIAVLMLIAATLLIGTTIRLSAYARRKEIGIMRLVGASNRFIQTPFVLEGVFAAFLGSALASAAVVAGVHFGVNGYLRGRVPFITTWITMGDAALVVPVLIGIGVILAALSAGFAIRRWLRT, from the coding sequence ATGAGAATCGGTCTGATCCTCACCGAGGCCCTGGGCGGCCTGCGGCGCAACATCTCCATGGTGATCTCCGTCGTGCTCGTCACGTTCGTGTCGCTGACCTTCGTCGGCGCGGCGATCCTGATGCAGTCGCAGATCGGCGTCATGCGCGGCTACTGGGCGGAGCGCGCCCAGGTCGCGGTGTACATGTGCTCGGCGGTCTCCGAAGCGGACACGTGCATCGACGGCACGGCCAGCGAAGAGCAGGTCGAGGCCGTCCGCGCGCAGCTGGAAGGCGAGGCCCTCGCTCCGCTGATCAGCTCGATGACCTTCGACACCAGGGAAGAGACGTACCAGAAGCTCGTCGACCAGCTCGGCGCTGATCAGGCGAGCGTGCTGACGCCCGACCAGGCGTTCGAGGTGTTCTTCGTCACGATGAAGGACCCCGGCCAGTCGCAGGTGCTCGCCGAAGCCTTCAGCGGCCAGGCGGGAGTCGAGCAGGTGCAGGACCAGCTCCAGTACCTCGAACCGCTCTTCTCCGCGCTGACCGTCGCGACCTACATCGCGGTCGGCATCGCTGTGCTGATGCTCATCGCGGCGACGCTGCTGATCGGCACGACGATCCGATTGTCGGCGTATGCGCGGCGGAAGGAGATCGGCATCATGCGCCTCGTCGGCGCCTCGAACCGCTTCATCCAGACGCCGTTCGTGCTTGAGGGCGTGTTCGCCGCCTTCCTCGGTTCCGCACTCGCCAGTGCGGCGGTGGTGGCCGGCGTGCACTTCGGCGTGAACGGGTATCTGCGCGGGCGCGTGCCCTTCATCACGACGTGGATCACGATGGGGGACGCCGCGCTGGTGGTGCCCGTCCTGATCGGCATCGGCGTGATCCTCGCCGCGCTCTCGGCCGGCTTCGCGATCCGTCGCTGGCTGCGCACCTGA